One Bacteroidia bacterium DNA segment encodes these proteins:
- the ygeW gene encoding knotted carbamoyltransferase YgeW — protein MSDFNKLISEIKNLNTGLFEKDFLFTWDKTEAELKQTLLVAEALKYLRDNNISAKCFDSGLAISNFRDNSTRTRFSFASACNLLGLEVQDLDEGKSQIAHGETVRETANMISFLTDVIGIRDDMYLGAGHTYMVEVGEALEDGFKNGVLPSRPGIVNLQCDIDHPTQSMADLLHLKSYFGSLENLKGKKIAMTWAYSPSYGKPLSVPQGIIGLMTRMGMEVDLAYPEGYELIPEVIEIAKKNAAQSGGKFNIVNSMDDAFKNADIVYPKSWAPYKVMERRTVLLQNNDSAGLKSLEQECLANNAKFKNWECTEEKMKLTKDGKALYMHCLPADISNVSCKEGEVADSVFERYRIETYKEAGFKPYIIASMILNNKFKNAGAILEKLYNQKRERILL, from the coding sequence ATGTCAGATTTTAACAAACTTATTTCAGAGATTAAAAATCTCAACACAGGACTTTTCGAAAAAGATTTCCTTTTTACATGGGACAAAACTGAGGCTGAATTAAAACAGACTTTATTAGTTGCTGAAGCATTAAAATATCTTCGTGATAATAATATTTCTGCAAAATGTTTTGATTCAGGATTAGCAATATCTAATTTTCGTGATAACTCAACACGTACAAGATTTTCTTTTGCATCAGCATGTAATCTTTTAGGGTTAGAAGTTCAGGATTTGGATGAAGGAAAATCACAAATTGCACATGGCGAAACTGTTCGCGAAACTGCAAATATGATTTCTTTCCTGACTGATGTTATAGGAATTCGTGATGATATGTATTTAGGTGCTGGTCACACATACATGGTTGAAGTTGGCGAAGCTCTTGAAGACGGATTTAAAAACGGTGTACTTCCTTCACGCCCTGGTATTGTGAATTTACAATGTGATATTGATCATCCAACTCAATCTATGGCCGATTTGTTACATCTTAAAAGTTATTTCGGTTCTTTAGAGAATTTAAAAGGTAAAAAAATTGCAATGACATGGGCATATTCTCCAAGTTATGGCAAGCCTTTATCCGTACCTCAGGGCATTATTGGTTTAATGACTCGTATGGGAATGGAAGTTGATTTAGCATATCCTGAAGGTTACGAATTAATACCAGAAGTTATTGAAATTGCTAAGAAAAACGCTGCACAATCAGGTGGTAAATTTAATATTGTAAACTCGATGGATGATGCATTTAAAAATGCAGATATTGTTTATCCAAAGAGCTGGGCTCCATATAAGGTTATGGAACGCAGAACTGTGCTTTTACAAAATAATGATAGTGCAGGTTTAAAATCTCTTGAGCAGGAATGCCTTGCTAACAATGCGAAATTTAAAAACTGGGAATGCACCGAAGAAAAGATGAAACTTACTAAAGATGGTAAAGCTTTATACATGCATTGTCTGCCAGCTGATATTTCTAATGTTTCATGTAAAGAGGGCGAGGTAGCCGACTCCGTTTTTGAAAGATACCGTATTGAAACATATAAAGAAGCTGGTTTTAAACCTTATATTATTGCTTCAATGATATTAAATAACAAATTTAAAAATGCTGGTGCAATTTTAGAAAAATTATATAATCAAAAAAGAGAGAGAATATTATTATAA
- a CDS encoding TonB family protein: protein MNTIRLLLIFFLIVTTTLKSESQIKKLALKHNGKKYGYVNNKGKKIIPYKYTYAEPFSEGFAVVENEAIFHFIDTLGQNVFNKTFYDAWPYSEGLACVSINKKYGFINNKGEVVIDYKYDYAESFLGGKAIVRKYNPDTNKYGTNVFIFGIINSKDELLGDKWFSSVYKSDSDTIYVTINKDNYILTSNGSLEFKSTENKSKYLIIDSLEIKPEYPGGEIELLNRISHSVKYPESLKSEGIQGKVFVQFIINKNGNVTDVSIYNPAHPLLNKESIRVIKALPIWKPGIQNGKEVKVSFIIPINYRLY from the coding sequence ATGAACACAATAAGGTTACTTCTTATATTTTTTTTAATTGTTACTACTACTCTAAAATCTGAATCGCAAATTAAAAAACTTGCTTTAAAACATAACGGGAAAAAATATGGCTATGTTAACAATAAAGGGAAAAAAATTATTCCTTATAAATATACATATGCCGAACCATTTAGTGAAGGTTTTGCAGTAGTTGAAAATGAAGCTATTTTTCATTTTATAGATACTTTAGGGCAAAATGTTTTTAATAAAACATTTTATGATGCATGGCCTTACTCAGAAGGACTTGCCTGTGTTTCTATAAATAAAAAGTATGGTTTTATAAATAATAAAGGAGAAGTAGTAATTGATTATAAATATGATTATGCAGAAAGCTTTTTGGGCGGAAAAGCTATTGTAAGAAAGTATAATCCTGATACAAACAAATACGGTACTAACGTATTTATTTTTGGAATCATAAACTCAAAAGATGAATTATTGGGAGACAAATGGTTTTCCAGTGTATATAAATCCGACTCCGATACAATTTATGTAACAATTAACAAAGATAATTATATTTTAACATCAAACGGTAGTTTAGAATTCAAATCAACAGAAAATAAATCAAAATATTTAATCATTGATTCTTTAGAAATTAAACCAGAATATCCGGGAGGTGAAATAGAATTATTGAATCGTATTTCTCATTCTGTAAAATACCCTGAGTCACTTAAGTCTGAGGGCATTCAAGGGAAAGTGTTTGTACAATTTATTATTAATAAGAATGGAAACGTGACTGATGTTTCTATTTATAACCCTGCGCATCCATTATTAAATAAGGAATCCATTAGAGTAATAAAAGCACTGCCTATATGGAAACCAGGAATACAAAATGGAAAAGAAGTTAAAGTTAGTTTTATAATACCAATAAATTATAGGCTTTACTAA
- a CDS encoding YgeY family selenium metabolism-linked hydrolase encodes MNEIFSKINALAEKYKDYTANNLSKLVKIKSTSMNEKDVQLELKRQMEEAGFDEVRIDGLGNVIGRIGNGKRILAIDGHMDTVDVGNINNWTFDPFSGEIKDGFVHGRGTVDQEGGPAAAVTSGKILKELGFDKDLTVYVVGSVMEEDCDGLCWKYIVEEEKLIPDFVISTEPTNLNIYRGHRGRMEIVVKFRGVSCHGSAPERGKNAIYMAARAALEIEKLNEKLGTDPFLGKGSVTISEIKSGSPSLCAVADYAQFHLDRRLTWGETKESAVAEIEAIVKGMDATVEILYYEELAYTGLKYGMEKYYPTWKIEEGEHVVQAGVQAFEGLFNKKPLIDKWTFSTNGIATNGMYKIPTIGFGPGNEVLAHAPDEKVPVSDLVAASAFYAAYAYMI; translated from the coding sequence ATGAACGAAATTTTTAGTAAAATTAACGCACTTGCAGAAAAGTATAAAGACTATACTGCTAACAATTTATCAAAGCTGGTAAAAATAAAATCAACCAGTATGAACGAAAAAGATGTTCAATTAGAACTTAAACGACAGATGGAAGAAGCCGGCTTTGATGAGGTGAGAATTGATGGCCTTGGAAATGTAATTGGCAGAATTGGTAACGGAAAACGTATTCTGGCTATTGACGGTCATATGGACACAGTTGATGTTGGGAATATTAATAACTGGACTTTCGATCCTTTTTCTGGTGAGATAAAAGATGGTTTTGTGCATGGCCGTGGAACCGTTGACCAGGAAGGTGGACCGGCTGCTGCAGTAACTTCAGGAAAAATTTTGAAAGAATTAGGTTTTGATAAAGACCTTACAGTTTATGTTGTGGGTAGTGTTATGGAAGAAGATTGCGATGGCCTTTGCTGGAAATATATTGTAGAAGAAGAAAAACTTATACCGGATTTTGTTATAAGTACTGAACCAACTAACCTAAATATTTATCGTGGTCACAGAGGACGTATGGAAATTGTTGTAAAATTCCGTGGTGTTTCATGTCATGGTAGTGCACCTGAAAGAGGTAAAAATGCAATTTATATGGCTGCCCGTGCTGCTCTCGAAATTGAAAAATTAAACGAAAAATTAGGAACTGATCCGTTCTTAGGGAAAGGTTCTGTAACAATATCCGAAATAAAATCAGGTAGTCCTTCGTTATGCGCTGTTGCTGATTATGCTCAGTTTCATTTGGACAGACGTTTAACCTGGGGAGAGACTAAAGAATCTGCTGTTGCTGAGATTGAAGCAATTGTTAAAGGTATGGATGCAACAGTCGAGATTTTGTATTATGAGGAACTTGCATATACCGGTTTAAAATACGGAATGGAAAAATATTATCCTACTTGGAAAATTGAAGAAGGCGAACATGTTGTTCAGGCAGGAGTTCAGGCTTTTGAGGGTTTGTTTAATAAAAAACCTTTAATAGACAAATGGACATTCTCAACAAATGGAATTGCAACAAATGGAATGTATAAAATACCTACAATAGGTTTTGGTCCGGGCAATGAAGTTCTTGCTCATGCCCCTGATGAAAAGGTTCCTGTTAGTGATCTTGTTGCAGCTTCAGCATTTTATGCAGCTTATGCGTATATGATTTAA
- a CDS encoding aspartate carbamoyltransferase regulatory subunit translates to MESKDMKELKVSAIKEGTVIDHIPARSLFKVISILELQKMDTQITIGYNFESKRLGQKGIIKISDKFPSQKDLNKIALFAPEAKINIIRDYKVVEKDNVQVPDNIEGIVKCMNPKCITNQENVKTKFVVIEKKNVTLKCNYCEKITDQEHFEMK, encoded by the coding sequence ATGGAATCAAAAGATATGAAAGAGTTAAAAGTAAGTGCAATTAAAGAAGGAACTGTTATTGATCATATTCCTGCACGAAGCTTATTTAAGGTAATCTCAATACTTGAGTTACAAAAAATGGACACTCAAATAACCATTGGTTATAATTTTGAAAGTAAAAGATTAGGGCAAAAAGGAATTATTAAAATTTCAGATAAATTTCCTAGTCAGAAAGATCTTAACAAAATAGCGTTGTTTGCACCTGAAGCAAAAATTAACATTATACGCGATTATAAAGTTGTAGAGAAAGATAATGTTCAGGTACCTGATAATATCGAAGGTATTGTTAAATGTATGAATCCAAAGTGTATTACAAACCAGGAAAATGTTAAAACAAAATTTGTTGTAATAGAAAAAAAGAATGTTACACTAAAATGTAATTATTGCGAAAAAATTACCGATCAGGAGCATTTTGAAATGAAATAG
- the pyrB gene encoding aspartate carbamoyltransferase, producing MKNKSLISIHDYSKNDYLRIMDLAEEFEKNPRSYGNLLSGKVIATLFFEPSTRTRLSFESAVQRMGGSIIGFTDSSSSSVSKGETLKDTIKTVSQYSDLIVMRHPIEGSARWASEVSDVPIVNAGDGANQHPTQCLLDLYTMKQTQGKLEDLTITMVGDLKYGRTVHSLIQAMSYFSPKFHFVSPEELKMPNEYKLFLKEKNIPFEEHRDLGEVLKTSDIAYVTRVQKERFSDPMEYEKVKNAFVLKNAMLEGTKPGLKILHPLPRVNEISEDVDDSEKAYYFRQALNGVFARMAIISSILGLK from the coding sequence ATGAAAAACAAAAGTCTGATTTCAATCCACGATTACTCGAAAAACGATTATTTGAGAATTATGGATTTGGCCGAGGAGTTTGAAAAAAATCCTCGTAGTTATGGTAATTTGTTATCCGGAAAAGTTATTGCAACACTTTTCTTTGAACCTTCAACCAGAACTCGTTTGAGTTTTGAGAGTGCTGTTCAACGTATGGGTGGAAGTATCATTGGTTTTACCGATTCAAGTTCATCAAGTGTATCTAAAGGTGAAACATTAAAAGATACAATAAAAACTGTATCTCAGTATTCTGATTTAATTGTTATGCGTCATCCTATTGAGGGAAGTGCGCGTTGGGCAAGTGAAGTATCAGATGTGCCCATTGTTAATGCAGGTGATGGTGCAAATCAACATCCTACACAATGTTTGTTAGATTTATATACAATGAAGCAAACACAAGGTAAATTAGAAGATTTAACAATTACTATGGTAGGTGATTTAAAATATGGAAGAACTGTTCATTCATTAATACAGGCTATGTCTTATTTTTCTCCAAAATTTCATTTTGTTTCTCCAGAGGAATTAAAAATGCCTAATGAGTATAAGTTGTTTTTAAAGGAAAAAAACATTCCTTTCGAAGAGCATCGTGATTTAGGGGAAGTACTTAAAACTTCTGATATTGCATATGTTACCAGGGTTCAAAAAGAAAGATTTTCCGATCCAATGGAATATGAAAAAGTAAAAAATGCTTTTGTACTTAAAAATGCAATGTTAGAAGGAACAAAACCTGGTTTAAAAATTCTTCATCCACTACCACGTGTTAACGAAATAAGTGAAGACGTTGACGATAGCGAAAAAGCATATTATTTCAGACAGGCACTTAACGGAGTGTTTGCACGTATGGCTATTATTTCATCAATTTTAGGTTTAAAATAA
- a CDS encoding T9SS type A sorting domain-containing protein — MKKKIIFLLITILVINTSTKLIAQQSVYTNVYYDIVGNAQAYSVINTFDHKYMVAGERDGEAFIMKIDTFGNILFGKKIGNNYGEKLFNVISTNDSCYIAVGQAYNINNSTSDALCVKFDSLGNIIWSKTLDFGDQEIAYTIQQTFDHGYILCGFLYQTQGNFIAKLDSSGILSWSQMITSGNYSNVIYSVKQTPDSNFIAIGKTENSSPYRSEAYLIKFSPTGTIIWSKKPNLQYPINTIGVDLVVTSNGIISYLQIDYSIVILKTDFSGNAIWSRKYSTFYGYSMNGYPSFKILKASNNCTVFLNSNSGNGGQLFYIDSIGTLKWASDLMLIASDVIETNDNGFLVIGNGPIMGVKSPPTGNPQIGVMKIDSLGNSSNCINPNLAPNESDTISLIPILFTSTSGGTSSNFYPIVSNSSLLIEPGDCVAFLGNIKEQKIFNNEILVTPNPSNGIINITTNNNNNSNISDIIVYNVIGDIVFESSNSKTLQTQVDLSILTNGIYFIKTIISEKTFLNKIVISH; from the coding sequence ATGAAGAAAAAAATAATCTTTCTATTAATTACCATATTGGTAATTAACACATCTACAAAACTTATTGCACAGCAAAGTGTATATACAAATGTTTATTATGATATAGTTGGAAACGCACAAGCCTATTCAGTAATAAATACATTTGACCATAAATATATGGTAGCTGGTGAAAGAGATGGTGAAGCATTTATTATGAAAATTGACACTTTTGGTAATATATTATTTGGAAAAAAAATTGGCAATAATTATGGCGAAAAATTATTTAATGTAATCTCAACAAATGATTCATGCTATATTGCAGTAGGACAAGCATACAATATTAACAACAGCACTTCTGATGCTCTTTGTGTAAAATTTGATTCATTAGGGAATATAATTTGGTCAAAAACATTAGATTTTGGAGATCAAGAAATAGCCTATACTATACAACAAACATTTGATCATGGATATATTCTGTGTGGTTTTCTTTATCAAACACAAGGAAACTTTATTGCAAAGCTTGATTCAAGCGGAATTCTTTCTTGGTCCCAAATGATAACCTCTGGAAATTACTCTAATGTAATCTACTCAGTAAAACAAACACCTGATAGTAATTTTATAGCTATTGGGAAAACAGAAAATAGTTCACCATACAGAAGTGAAGCATACCTAATAAAATTCTCGCCCACAGGAACAATAATCTGGTCTAAAAAACCTAACCTCCAATACCCAATTAATACTATTGGAGTAGATTTGGTAGTTACATCAAATGGAATTATTTCTTATTTACAAATAGATTATAGCATTGTTATTTTAAAAACAGACTTTTCCGGTAATGCCATATGGAGTAGGAAGTACAGTACATTTTATGGGTATTCAATGAATGGTTATCCATCTTTTAAAATTCTAAAAGCATCAAATAATTGTACAGTTTTCTTAAATTCTAATTCAGGTAATGGTGGACAATTATTTTATATTGATTCAATAGGAACTTTAAAATGGGCATCAGATTTAATGCTAATAGCAAGTGATGTAATAGAAACAAATGACAATGGCTTTCTTGTTATCGGTAATGGTCCTATTATGGGAGTTAAATCACCACCTACCGGAAATCCGCAAATTGGAGTAATGAAAATAGATAGTTTGGGTAATAGTTCTAATTGTATCAATCCTAATTTGGCACCTAATGAATCTGATACAATTAGCTTAATCCCTATTTTATTTACTTCTACTTCAGGCGGCACATCAAGCAATTTTTATCCTATTGTCTCTAATTCTTCATTATTAATAGAACCTGGAGACTGTGTTGCTTTCTTAGGAAATATCAAAGAACAAAAAATATTTAATAATGAAATATTAGTTACACCTAATCCATCAAATGGAATTATTAATATAACAACAAATAACAACAATAACTCAAATATTAGCGATATTATAGTTTATAATGTAATTGGCGATATTGTTTTTGAATCTTCAAATTCAAAAACGTTACAAACCCAAGTAGATTTGAGCATACTTACAAATGGCATTTACTTTATTAAAACAATAATTTCCGAGAAAACATTTTTAAATAAAATTGTTATTAGTCATTAA
- the xdhA gene encoding xanthine dehydrogenase small subunit: MKNTVRFVLDGKIREVDFSKYPELNPTTTVLNYLRSFPEHKGVKEGCAEGDCGACTIVIAEIGENEKLVYKTLDSCLVFLPMIHGKQLITVENLAITENNEKALHPVQQLMVETNGSQCGYCTPGIVMSLFGIYKNYQNPTREVIEDALTGNLCRCTGYQPIIEAAHKACVNNGEDQFSKSEKEVIELLKKIKSNTDTIILKNKIQKYFKPFTLSEALRLRKENPDAIIINGSTDVALRQTKKNELFSEILDLSGIAEFKNIKEEKNNIVFGAGITIEQVRNFSVERFSALNKILNVFGSLQIRNIATIGGNVGSASPIGDTLPVLFAHCAKIKLQSANSERIIEIEDFIKGYRQTDLKNDELISEVIIPKSDKTCIVNSYKISKRKDMDISTVSGAFSLKLTGGSVTEIKLAFGGMAAVTKRAKETEKLLTGKKWNRENVETAMKTLEKEFTPLSDARSEAEFRSTAAKNLLLKFYLETKQN, translated from the coding sequence ATGAAAAATACCGTTCGTTTTGTTTTAGATGGTAAGATCAGGGAAGTTGATTTTTCAAAATACCCTGAACTTAATCCAACTACTACTGTCTTAAATTACTTGCGATCGTTTCCTGAACACAAGGGAGTTAAAGAAGGTTGTGCGGAGGGAGATTGTGGAGCCTGTACCATTGTAATTGCAGAAATTGGTGAGAACGAAAAACTGGTTTATAAAACTCTTGATTCTTGTTTGGTTTTTCTTCCCATGATACACGGAAAGCAATTAATTACTGTTGAAAATTTAGCGATTACTGAAAATAACGAAAAAGCACTTCATCCTGTTCAGCAATTAATGGTTGAGACTAATGGTAGCCAGTGTGGTTATTGTACTCCGGGTATTGTAATGTCTTTATTTGGAATTTATAAAAATTATCAAAATCCAACCAGAGAAGTAATAGAAGATGCTTTGACTGGAAATTTGTGTCGTTGTACAGGATATCAACCAATAATTGAAGCTGCCCATAAAGCATGTGTGAATAATGGCGAAGACCAATTTTCAAAAAGTGAAAAAGAGGTAATTGAATTATTAAAGAAAATAAAATCAAATACTGATACTATAATATTAAAAAACAAAATACAGAAATATTTTAAACCATTTACATTGTCCGAAGCACTTAGATTAAGAAAAGAAAATCCAGATGCAATAATCATAAATGGTTCTACAGATGTTGCTTTGCGCCAGACAAAGAAAAATGAATTGTTTTCTGAAATACTGGATTTGTCAGGTATCGCAGAGTTTAAAAATATTAAAGAAGAAAAAAACAATATTGTTTTTGGTGCTGGTATAACAATAGAACAGGTAAGAAACTTTTCAGTCGAGAGATTTTCTGCATTAAATAAAATCTTAAATGTATTTGGTTCTTTGCAAATAAGGAATATTGCAACTATTGGTGGTAATGTAGGCTCAGCATCTCCGATTGGCGATACGCTTCCTGTTTTATTTGCACATTGTGCTAAAATAAAGTTGCAATCAGCAAATTCTGAAAGAATTATTGAAATTGAAGATTTTATTAAAGGTTATCGCCAGACTGATTTAAAAAATGATGAACTTATTTCTGAAGTTATAATTCCAAAATCAGATAAAACGTGTATAGTAAATTCATACAAGATTTCGAAAAGAAAAGATATGGATATTTCCACTGTTAGTGGGGCATTTAGCTTGAAATTGACTGGAGGAAGTGTTACAGAAATAAAACTTGCATTTGGTGGAATGGCTGCCGTAACAAAACGTGCTAAAGAAACTGAAAAATTGCTAACAGGCAAAAAATGGAATCGCGAAAATGTTGAAACTGCTATGAAAACTCTGGAAAAAGAATTTACTCCATTGTCAGATGCACGTTCAGAAGCTGAGTTCAGAAGTACTGCAGCAAAAAATCTTTTGCTCAAGTTTTATCTTGAAACAAAACAGAATTAA
- the xdhB gene encoding xanthine dehydrogenase molybdopterin binding subunit: MKLKMSDQIHHDSAIKHVTGESVYINDMLMSSQLLLGKVVFSKYAHAKIKNINIKKALKVKGVHAVIIAKDIPGENQMGPVIHDEPCLSEKIVTFVGQAIALIAAENKDALLQAEKLIEIEYETLDAILDIETSIAKNNILAPQRKIERGNVEAALKNSPHTFKGELKTNGQEHWYLETQTALAVPGEGKEMMVHASSQNPTETQAIVAEVLGISKNEVEVEVKRMGGGFGGKETQGNHVAAWAALLANATKRPVKIHLFRDDDQIMTGKRHRCLSKYEIGFDNVGKILAYKVEINTDAGAATDLSMAILERAMLHADSSYFIPDVKIIGKAWKTNLPSNTAYRGFGGPQGIAVIENCIDMIARYLKKDSAEIRLLNFYKIDKNNFTPYGQKIDNNRLFVMYDQLVKSSDYSKRRNEIDKFNKENEFIKRGLAITPVKFGISFTTSFLNQAGALVNIYTDGTVLVNHGGTEMGQGLHTKMLQVASAEFGISPDRIKVNATNTSKVPNTSPTAASSGSDINGMAVKNAIDIIKSRLLEVVISELDRLHPKNKIFKENIVFENNFIFDKTNPQNKISFNDIIKTAYFKQVSLSSTGYYKTPGIFFDREKGQGNPFYYFSYGMSVSEVEIDTLTGQYKLLRTDILNDVGNSINEGIDIGQVEGAFIQGVGWVTTEELKWDKNGNLTTHSPDTYKIPTVNDIPKDFRVELLKNAPNAGTILKSKAVGEPPFMLAFSVWLAIKDAISAVGNHNIEPEFTLPATYEVILLSSEKIRNKLRK; the protein is encoded by the coding sequence ATGAAATTAAAGATGTCAGATCAGATACATCACGATAGCGCAATAAAACATGTAACCGGTGAATCGGTTTACATTAACGACATGTTGATGAGTTCTCAGCTTTTGCTCGGTAAAGTTGTATTCAGCAAGTATGCTCATGCAAAAATTAAGAATATTAACATTAAGAAAGCTTTAAAGGTAAAAGGTGTACATGCTGTTATAATTGCAAAAGATATTCCCGGTGAAAACCAGATGGGACCAGTTATTCACGATGAACCATGTCTTTCAGAAAAAATTGTGACTTTTGTTGGGCAAGCAATTGCTCTTATTGCTGCCGAAAATAAAGACGCTTTATTACAGGCAGAAAAGCTTATAGAAATTGAATATGAAACTCTAGATGCAATTTTAGATATTGAAACTTCAATTGCAAAAAATAATATTTTAGCTCCTCAAAGAAAGATTGAAAGAGGAAATGTAGAAGCTGCATTAAAAAATTCTCCACATACTTTTAAAGGTGAATTAAAAACAAACGGACAGGAACACTGGTACCTCGAAACTCAGACTGCACTTGCTGTTCCGGGTGAGGGAAAAGAAATGATGGTTCATGCTTCTAGTCAGAATCCTACAGAAACTCAGGCTATTGTTGCAGAAGTTCTAGGGATTTCTAAAAATGAAGTTGAAGTTGAAGTTAAGCGCATGGGCGGGGGCTTTGGTGGAAAGGAAACACAGGGAAATCATGTCGCTGCTTGGGCTGCATTATTGGCAAATGCGACAAAGCGACCTGTCAAAATTCATTTATTCAGAGATGACGACCAGATTATGACAGGTAAGCGTCATCGTTGTCTTTCAAAATATGAAATTGGTTTTGATAATGTAGGTAAAATTCTTGCATATAAAGTCGAAATAAATACTGATGCTGGAGCAGCCACAGATCTTTCAATGGCAATACTTGAGAGAGCAATGCTTCATGCAGATAGTTCATATTTTATTCCCGATGTTAAGATTATAGGTAAGGCATGGAAAACCAACCTTCCGTCAAATACTGCTTATAGAGGTTTTGGTGGACCACAGGGTATTGCTGTTATTGAAAATTGTATAGACATGATTGCACGTTACTTAAAAAAAGATAGTGCAGAAATCAGACTTTTGAATTTTTATAAAATAGATAAAAATAATTTTACTCCTTATGGTCAGAAGATAGATAATAACAGGTTATTTGTTATGTATGACCAGCTTGTTAAATCTTCGGATTATTCGAAACGAAGAAATGAAATTGACAAATTTAACAAAGAGAACGAATTTATAAAAAGAGGTCTGGCTATTACTCCGGTTAAATTTGGAATTTCGTTTACTACTTCATTTTTGAATCAGGCTGGCGCATTGGTTAATATTTATACTGACGGAACTGTGTTGGTTAATCATGGTGGTACAGAAATGGGGCAGGGACTTCATACTAAAATGTTGCAGGTGGCTTCAGCTGAATTTGGTATTTCACCAGATAGAATAAAAGTAAATGCAACAAATACATCAAAGGTTCCCAATACTTCGCCAACTGCTGCTTCATCAGGAAGTGATATTAACGGAATGGCAGTTAAAAATGCTATTGATATAATAAAATCAAGACTTCTAGAAGTTGTAATTTCTGAACTTGATAGACTGCACCCCAAAAACAAAATATTTAAAGAAAATATAGTTTTTGAAAATAACTTTATTTTCGATAAAACTAATCCACAGAATAAAATCTCATTTAATGATATAATTAAAACCGCCTATTTTAAGCAGGTCAGCTTAAGTTCTACAGGTTATTATAAAACACCGGGAATTTTCTTTGATAGAGAAAAAGGGCAGGGAAATCCGTTTTATTATTTTTCATATGGAATGTCGGTTTCGGAAGTAGAAATTGATACATTAACAGGACAGTACAAATTGTTAAGAACAGATATTCTGAACGATGTTGGCAATTCAATAAATGAAGGAATAGATATCGGACAAGTTGAAGGTGCATTTATTCAGGGTGTAGGTTGGGTTACAACAGAAGAATTGAAATGGGATAAAAATGGAAATCTTACAACTCATTCTCCCGATACATATAAAATTCCTACAGTAAATGATATTCCTAAAGATTTTAGAGTTGAATTACTTAAAAATGCTCCAAATGCAGGAACAATTTTAAAAAGTAAAGCAGTTGGTGAGCCACCGTTTATGCTTGCATTTTCTGTCTGGTTGGCAATAAAGGATGCTATCTCAGCTGTTGGAAATCACAATATTGAGCCTGAGTTTACTTTGCCAGCAACTTATGAGGTAATATTACTTTCTTCTGAAAAAATAAGAAATAAATTGAGAAAATAG